In Pseudomonadota bacterium, the DNA window CCGTTCAACAGCGAATTCGATCCGCCGTGCACAACGGTGCATGTCGGCGTGATGCATGGTGGTACGGCGCTGAATATTGTGCCGAATAAATGTGAGTTTGAGTTGGAGATCCGCTCGATTCCCGATCAAGACCCGGCTGAAATCGTAGACGAAATCAAGAATTACGCATGGCGCCATCTGGAACCGCATATGAAGGATATCGACCCGCAAACGGGGATTACCTTGCAGGAGGAAGTCAGTATCCCGGGTTTTAGCATTGATAACAGTGATCCGGCTGTGCTGTTTGTGCAGAGTCTGACGGGCGCCAATCAGGCGGAGAAGGTCAGCTTTGGCACAGAGGCGGGCATTTTCCATGCAGCCGGTGTGCCGACCATTGTCTGCGGGCCCGGCAGTATTGAACAGGCGCACCGTCCCAACGAGTTCATTACGGTTGAGCAGGTCACAAAATGCGAGCGTTTCCTGTCACGGCTGTTGACGCGGATGACGGAGGATATGCCTTTTTAAGGTTTTTGACCGCTAAAACGGATGATTTTACTGTTGCGTTTCCCGTGATAGCTGGTATATATCGGGGCGCAAAGGCTTGATGCCTTTAAAAAACAAACAACAACAATGCAATAAAGACAAAAAACAGTTTTGAAGGAGACAAGAAATGGGTGTCGAAAGAACACTGTCGATTATTAAGCCTGATGCAACGCGCCGTAACCTGACAGGTAAAATCAATGCGCGTCTGGAAGATGCCGGGTTGAAAATCATCGCCCAAAAGCGCCTGCATTTGACCCGCGCTCAGGCTGAAAAATTCTATGAAGTACATAAAGAGCGCCCGTTTTATAATGATCTGGTCGAGTTTATGATCTCCGGTCCGGTTGTTGTGCAGGTTCTGGAAGCAGACGGCGCGGTTGCCCTGAACCGTAAAGTTATGGGGGAAACCAATCCGGCGAATGCTGCCGAGGGCACGATCCGTCGTGATTTCGCTGAATCAATTGAAGCAAATTCCGTTCACGGTTCCGACAGTGCGGAAAATGCGCAGAATGAAATTCGTTTCTTTTTCAGTGAAACGGAAATCACCGGCTGATTTTTTAACGCTTTTATAAGGATTTGATGCTTATAATCAAAGACAAAGAGCCGCAGTGATAAATGCACAGCTGGCTCTTGTGTTTTTAGGCGCGCATGCTAGACTAAAAAAACTGGATTGCGCGGCTGATAGATGCTGCAGAAGAAATCTTTATAGAAAAACGAATAAATAACGGTATTTAAACAGCATGCAAAGCAGGGAGCAACAACAGGATCCGGCACAGCAGTCTTCGGAAGAGACAGGCGCTGCCGCACCGCAAGCGAGCGGTTTTGGCATGAATGCCGCAATGGCTGCCGATCAGGCACCGCCGGCGGCAACGGCTGAGGGCGGTACGCCGCCTGCTGATACAGCACCTGCTGATCCGTCTGATGCCGCGCCAGCAGCTGCACAAGATGCGGGAACGGCTGCGCCGGATGCTGCGGAAACACAGCCCGTTGCGGAAGGGCAACCTGCCGCGCCTGCGCCCGTTGATGATAAGGAAATGGAAAAGCAGATGGGCGGCGGAGCTGCCGCTGCGCCTTTAAAGCTTCCGGAAAAAACGGCAAAGGCCGTTGCGCAGATTGAAGAGGTCAAGGCGCGCGGCGAGAAAAGAATGGGCGATGCTGCGAAAGCCCCCCTGAACCGCCAGAAGCTGCAAACCGAATTCTATCGTGACCGTTTCCACAGGCTGGTGCAGATGGCGCTGTTCAATGCGGTGATTATTGCGGCGCTGATTATTACGATTATCTTTTATATGTTCCAGACACGGCCGGATGACCGCTTTTTTGCAACGACAATTGATGGGCGTATCCTGCAGTTGACGGCTCTGGATCATACGAATTTGTCGGATTCCGCGCTGTTTGCATGGTTGGTTGAGGCTTCAATGGAT includes these proteins:
- the ndk gene encoding nucleoside-diphosphate kinase, whose protein sequence is MGVERTLSIIKPDATRRNLTGKINARLEDAGLKIIAQKRLHLTRAQAEKFYEVHKERPFYNDLVEFMISGPVVVQVLEADGAVALNRKVMGETNPANAAEGTIRRDFAESIEANSVHGSDSAENAQNEIRFFFSETEITG
- a CDS encoding DotI/IcmL/TraM family protein gives rise to the protein MQSREQQQDPAQQSSEETGAAAPQASGFGMNAAMAADQAPPAATAEGGTPPADTAPADPSDAAPAAAQDAGTAAPDAAETQPVAEGQPAAPAPVDDKEMEKQMGGGAAAAPLKLPEKTAKAVAQIEEVKARGEKRMGDAAKAPLNRQKLQTEFYRDRFHRLVQMALFNAVIIAALIITIIFYMFQTRPDDRFFATTIDGRILQLTALDHTNLSDSALFAWLVEASMDTMSFGFHDFQRRLQSSTQYFTRDGWESFASMLQEMRLIETLEQGQMVVSMVPRSAPVVIQRGVVEGRYRWVIDMDFNVTLQGRGQGNARPLRLRLTVDRVPALENVKGVAIARWAPRPGSATH